In one Dreissena polymorpha isolate Duluth1 chromosome 7, UMN_Dpol_1.0, whole genome shotgun sequence genomic region, the following are encoded:
- the LOC127838835 gene encoding uncharacterized protein LOC127838835: MDMKGMDICQSDGKKIKFYCHDHSKLCCTTCGILHAKCQLDEISRVSGRKVPDPSFLKQILLQSEADADSLIANCKQSKTGLNQSIANISKELQEMRDRVMKLFDMAEKRIMNEANAVKSVEVKRLDDINAASSKINQVLSVCSALLENGTPDQKYIFWRNFQQRNETFISDITEQRNEQVTTKMTLSFPKELTTILEKGNNDIKLNCERKQTVETSLISLSSQPRPITLKLLVSVDLQKTGDDKEKPLLSGLDFLPDGRLVAVDNRNKNKKCIILNERLERLGTPYKFKDYPYSVVCVSHDTLCVTGGGAGKVVCLLSVSTDNTITLTREINTTSLFDSICCMSPSNMVVSTYNDPRPVRMISVDGVESDFDYFLTFPMKTYKLDESACTYVQTKNTLVLTDQLAHTVYMNDTVNGTSRAVTNENIQEPRGACVGPGYTVLVCSSANDSIVHLTIHGKMLGTYPVDMKSPNSICVSKDGTRIAVSNNYRGARKLQLYKISPAMS, from the exons ATGGATATGAAAGGTATGGACATATGCCAGTCGGATGGCAAGAAGATCAAATTCTACTGCCATGATCACTCAAAACTCTGCTGCACTACTTGTGGTATCTTACATGCAAAATGTCAATTAGACGAAATATCCAGAGTGTCTGGACGCAAAGTGCCCGACCCGAGTTTCTTAAAACAGATTTTACTACAATCAGAAGCTGATGCAGACTCTTTAATCGCGAACTGTAAGCAGTCAAAGACGGGTTTGAATCAGTCAATTGCAAACATTTCTAAAGAATTGCAGGAAATGAGAGACCGTGTCATGAAACTTTTTGACATGGCTGAGAAAAGAATAATGAATGAAGCGAATGCAGTAAAATCTGTGGAGGTCAAGCGACTTGACGATATAAATGCAGCATCTTCCAAGATTAATCAAGTGTTGTCAGTTTGCTCCGCTCTCTTGGAAAATGGAACGCCAGATCAAAAGTACATATTCTGGAGGAATTTTCAGCAGAGAAATGAAACCTTCATATCTGATATAACTGAACAACGAAACGAGCAAGTCACAACAAAAATGACATTGTCTTTTCCGAAGGAGCTAACAACAATTCTCGAAAAAGGAAACAACGACATTAAGCTTAATTGCGAGCGCAAGCAAACAG tGGAAACCAGTCTTATCAGCTTATCATCCCAACCAAGGCCCATCACTCTGAAGCTGCTCGTGTCCGTGGATCTACAGAAGACTGGAGATGATAAGGAGAAGCCTCTCCTCAGTGGACTGGACTTCCTGCCTGACGGGAGACTGGTAGCCGTGGATAACAGGAACAAGAACAAGAAATGTATCATACTGAATGAGCGACTAGAGAGACTTGGAACACCGTACAAGTTCAAGGATTACCCATACAGCgtagtatgtgtgtctcatgatacACTGTGTGTAACGGGTGGTGGTGCTGGTAAAGTAGTATGTCTCCTGTCTGTGAGTACAGACAATACCATCACACTGACCAGGGAGATCAATACAACATCACTGTTCGACTCTATATGCTGCATGTCTCCATCTAACATGGTCGTGAGTACGTACAATGATCCCCGTCCTGTGAGAATGATATCAGTGGACGGGGTAGAGTCAGACTTTGATTACTTCCTGACGTTTCCTATGAAGACTTACAAATTAGATGAGAGTGCGTGCACGTATGTCCAGACTAAGAACACGTTAGTACTGACTGACCAACTCGCTCACACTGTGTACATGAACGACACCGTGAATGGCACATCTAGAGCAGTCACTAATGAGAACATACAGGAACCTCGTGGTGCCTGTGTAGGACCTGGTTACACGGTGCTGGTGTGCAGTAGTGCTAACGACTCCATCGTGCACCTGACCATCCACGGTAAAATGCTCGGTACCTACCCAGTGGATATGAAGTCACCGAACAGCATATGTGTGTCTAAGGATGGCACTAGGATTGCTGTGTCTAACAACTATAGAGGCGCCAGGAAACTTCAGTTGTATAAGATATCACCGGCAATGAGTTAG